A single window of Halobacillus naozhouensis DNA harbors:
- a CDS encoding flagellar biosynthetic protein FliO: protein MITGIRRTCAIVIVMFLSLSLGYQVHALGPSVSECAKNPELEGCTPADPDSENDQNTDGAAVTDSGSDTSIVWNIIKLVFALLLVLALIYGLLKFFNKRSKSFTKNRTMENLGGLTLAPNKSLQAVRIGEQIFIVGVGDSVEVITEITEQSTRESFLHQENHDLVNKGISHLLKQNKGRTDDAAQSAVSPFKQLFEQQLNEMKNKRKNVTDKRKGVDPDE from the coding sequence ATGATTACAGGAATAAGAAGGACTTGTGCAATTGTTATAGTGATGTTTCTCTCCCTATCTTTAGGGTACCAAGTACATGCTCTGGGGCCTTCTGTAAGCGAGTGTGCCAAGAATCCAGAATTAGAGGGCTGCACGCCAGCAGACCCAGATAGCGAAAATGATCAAAACACTGATGGTGCTGCCGTTACTGATTCTGGTTCTGACACCTCTATTGTGTGGAACATTATTAAACTAGTATTTGCATTATTACTCGTTTTAGCCTTAATTTACGGGCTGTTGAAATTTTTTAATAAGCGAAGTAAAAGTTTTACTAAAAATCGCACAATGGAAAATTTAGGCGGACTGACACTCGCTCCCAATAAATCGCTGCAGGCGGTACGAATTGGGGAGCAGATCTTTATAGTTGGTGTAGGAGACAGTGTAGAGGTCATAACCGAAATTACCGAGCAGTCTACGAGAGAAAGCTTTCTGCATCAAGAGAATCATGACCTGGTGAATAAAGGGATTAGTCATTTACTCAAGCAAAACAAAGGCCGGACAGACGACGCAGCTCAATCAGCCGTTTCGCCATTTAAGCAGCTGTTTGAACAACAGCTTAATGAAATGAAGAACAAACGAAAAAATGTGACGGACAAGCGTAAGGGAGTGGATCCTGATGAATGA
- the fliP gene encoding flagellar type III secretion system pore protein FliP (The bacterial flagellar biogenesis protein FliP forms a type III secretion system (T3SS)-type pore required for flagellar assembly.), whose translation MNEFINIFSGSDPENIATSVKLLLLLTVLSLAPGILILMTSFTRILIVLSFVRTSLATQSMPPNQVLVGIALFLTFFIMAPTFQEVNEQALTPLFNEEISLNEAYEEASIPMKEFMAKHTRQKDLALFMDYSGMERPESIQEIPLTTLVPAFAISELKTAFQMGFMIFIPFLVIDMAVASVLMSMGMMMLPPVMISLPFKILLFVLVDGWYLISKSLLEGF comes from the coding sequence ATGAATGAATTTATTAATATCTTCTCAGGTTCAGATCCGGAGAACATCGCTACATCGGTGAAGCTTCTTTTACTTCTAACGGTGCTATCACTTGCGCCGGGGATTTTAATATTAATGACAAGCTTCACGAGAATTCTAATCGTCCTGTCATTTGTTAGAACATCGCTTGCTACTCAATCGATGCCTCCGAATCAGGTACTTGTAGGAATCGCATTATTTTTAACATTTTTTATTATGGCTCCTACTTTTCAGGAGGTAAATGAACAAGCTCTCACTCCGTTATTTAACGAAGAAATTTCATTAAATGAAGCGTATGAAGAGGCGAGCATACCGATGAAAGAATTTATGGCGAAGCACACGAGACAGAAGGATTTGGCTCTATTTATGGATTATTCAGGGATGGAGCGTCCGGAGTCCATACAGGAGATCCCATTAACTACACTAGTTCCCGCTTTTGCGATCAGCGAGCTGAAGACAGCCTTTCAAATGGGATTTATGATATTTATTCCGTTCTTAGTGATTGATATGGCCGTAGCCAGTGTGCTGATGTCGATGGGGATGATGATGCTGCCTCCTGTGATGATTTCGTTACCGTTTAAAATTCTATTATTTGTTCTTGTTGATGGGTGGTATTTAATTTCGAAGTCATTACTGGAAGGATTTTAA
- the fliQ gene encoding flagellar biosynthesis protein FliQ, whose amino-acid sequence MNSEMVIAFAKEGIYTVLLVSGPLLILALAIGLFVSIFQATTQIQEQTLAFIPKIVAVLIGLIFFGPWMLTNMVRFTASIFENLNMLVG is encoded by the coding sequence ATGAATAGTGAAATGGTGATTGCTTTTGCCAAAGAAGGAATTTACACAGTATTGCTCGTGTCAGGCCCGTTATTAATATTGGCCCTTGCGATCGGGCTCTTTGTCAGTATCTTTCAAGCGACAACGCAAATTCAAGAACAAACACTCGCTTTTATTCCTAAAATCGTAGCTGTTCTCATCGGTTTAATTTTTTTCGGACCATGGATGCTGACAAATATGGTGCGGTTTACAGCCAGTATATTTGAAAACTTGAACATGCTGGTTGGGTAA
- the fliR gene encoding flagellar biosynthetic protein FliR, which yields MLEVLSFLNLPAFLLIFVRVTSFFVTLPIFSYRNVPTQHKVGFSFFLALLMYFTIDIPPIEVNETYFLLLFKEAAVGLAIGLLAYIILTAIQIAGGFIDFQMGFAIANVIDPRTGAQSPLIGQYLYMITLLFILAVNGHHLMLDGVFYSYHLIPIDHFLPLEDEGWIMYIIDAFNQMFVIAFLMAVPVVGCLFLVDVALGIVARTVPQLNVFVVGLPLKIFIALAVLIIAMTFYIMLIRTLFETMLETMRGLMQIFGGA from the coding sequence ATGCTTGAGGTTTTAAGTTTTCTTAATCTGCCTGCTTTTCTATTAATCTTTGTCAGGGTTACTTCTTTTTTCGTTACCTTGCCGATTTTTTCTTATCGAAATGTACCAACCCAGCATAAAGTAGGCTTTAGCTTCTTTCTGGCGCTGCTCATGTATTTCACTATTGATATTCCTCCGATCGAGGTCAATGAAACTTATTTTCTGCTTTTGTTTAAGGAAGCGGCTGTAGGACTCGCAATTGGACTGTTAGCTTATATTATTTTGACGGCGATTCAAATTGCCGGGGGCTTCATAGATTTTCAAATGGGATTTGCCATTGCTAATGTCATTGATCCGCGAACAGGGGCCCAAAGTCCGTTAATCGGCCAATATCTATATATGATTACCCTGCTGTTTATCCTGGCCGTGAACGGTCACCATCTGATGCTGGACGGAGTGTTTTACAGTTATCATTTAATTCCTATCGATCATTTCCTTCCGCTAGAGGATGAAGGCTGGATTATGTATATTATCGATGCTTTTAATCAGATGTTTGTCATTGCATTTCTTATGGCGGTACCCGTTGTCGGTTGTTTGTTTCTAGTTGATGTAGCGCTTGGGATTGTGGCCCGGACAGTGCCGCAGCTGAATGTGTTTGTAGTCGGTCTGCCTTTGAAAATTTTTATTGCTTTAGCCGTATTAATCATTGCGATGACTTTCTATATTATGCTGATCCGTACATTGTTTGAAACGATGCTAGAAACAATGCGCGGACTCATGCAAATTTTCGGAGGTGCATGA
- the flhB gene encoding flagellar biosynthesis protein FlhB gives MKVSYLKLDLQYFAADEKTEEATPKKREDTRKKGQVPKSQDVNTGFLLILVFGALHLFGGQMKEAMTSMLSKSFNEYIHWTVSEEHVFTLFLEMTIEITKVLAPVMGIAMVAGIFSNFIQVGVMFTGEPLKFDLKKLDPIQGAKKIFSARALVELVKSLLKISMISVITFAIIWINKGPLMMTSQKSVEAALAFFGRITILMGLASGLALLCLSVLDYVYQRYDHEKNIRMSKKDVKDEHKNMEGDPLIKSKIKEKQRQMSASRMMSEVPGADVVITNPTHYAIAIKYDEAKSDAPIVVAKGVDFVAQKIKEVAKANEIVMVENRSLARALYQQSDIEQPIDEQFYKAVAEVLAYVYRLEKKA, from the coding sequence ATGAAGGTGAGTTACCTCAAGCTTGACTTACAATACTTTGCTGCTGATGAAAAAACGGAAGAGGCCACTCCTAAAAAGCGTGAAGATACACGGAAGAAAGGGCAGGTTCCGAAGAGTCAGGATGTGAACACAGGATTCTTGTTAATCCTGGTATTCGGAGCCTTGCACTTGTTCGGGGGCCAAATGAAAGAGGCCATGACGAGCATGTTAAGTAAATCATTCAATGAATATATTCATTGGACAGTGTCAGAGGAACATGTATTTACACTGTTTCTAGAAATGACCATTGAAATCACTAAAGTACTAGCGCCGGTTATGGGGATCGCCATGGTCGCAGGGATCTTTTCAAATTTCATTCAGGTGGGTGTGATGTTCACAGGGGAGCCATTGAAGTTTGATTTAAAGAAATTGGACCCTATTCAGGGAGCTAAGAAAATCTTTTCAGCCAGAGCTCTTGTAGAGTTAGTAAAATCCTTGCTGAAAATCTCAATGATTAGTGTTATAACCTTCGCCATTATCTGGATTAATAAAGGTCCATTAATGATGACTTCGCAAAAGTCTGTGGAGGCTGCGCTCGCCTTTTTCGGAAGAATAACTATCCTAATGGGACTTGCTTCAGGGCTAGCTCTTCTATGCTTGTCCGTCCTTGATTACGTCTACCAGCGCTATGACCACGAGAAAAACATTCGTATGTCAAAAAAGGACGTGAAGGATGAGCATAAAAATATGGAAGGTGATCCTTTAATTAAGTCAAAGATTAAAGAAAAGCAAAGACAGATGTCAGCCTCCCGAATGATGAGTGAAGTACCAGGAGCGGATGTAGTTATTACTAACCCGACCCACTATGCGATTGCCATCAAATACGATGAGGCTAAATCAGATGCGCCCATTGTTGTTGCTAAGGGAGTCGATTTCGTTGCTCAGAAAATAAAAGAAGTAGCTAAGGCAAATGAGATTGTCATGGTAGAAAATCGATCATTAGCAAGGGCACTGTATCAGCAGTCTGACATTGAACAGCCGATTGATGAACAGTTTTATAAAGCTGTAGCGGAAGTTCTTGCCTATGTCTATCGATTAGAAAAAAAAGCGTGA
- the flhA gene encoding flagellar biosynthesis protein FlhA, with protein sequence MSARDLSVLLGVILIIIMLVIPLPGWLLSFLILINIALALIVILVSMNMDQALKFAVFPTLLLLLTLFRLALNVSTTRSILSEADAGAVVATFGTFVTGGNPLVGFVVFIILVIIQFLVITKGAERVSEVAARFTLDAMPGKQMSIDADLNAGLINEQQAKDRRETIENESDFYGAMDGASKFVKGDAIAGIIIVLINIVFGFIIGMVQMGMPFGEAIDVYMRLTVGDGLVSQIPALLISTATGIVVTRVASEGNLGTDVTNQLLRYPKLLYIAGGTILLLGLTPIPFFLTAVIGSVLIFGGYWLSRVSEETEGVEDEQLDEAESDQMKSPENVVSLISMDPVEFEFGYALIPIADTNQGGDLLDRIVMIRRQLAIELGIVIPVVRIRDNIQLGPNEYRLKIKGNQVAQGELLLDHFLAMSPGGGDESIEGIDTMEPAFGLPAKWITEELKDEAELSGYTVVDPPSVVSTHITEVIKQNAHALLGRQEAQQLISHLKESYPILVEEVTPDPLSIGDVQKVLAKLLRENVSVKNLPVIFETLADFGKMTNDSELLAEYARQALAAQITTQYRKGDNTIRVITVSGSVEKLIADHIQQTEHGSFLSLDPESQSTIVQSVGAQVEQVSLQEETAILLCSPAVRMYIKQLLDRFLPQVVVLSYNELDPNVEVQSVGVVNVA encoded by the coding sequence ATGTCAGCAAGAGACCTATCCGTCTTATTAGGCGTTATATTAATTATCATTATGCTCGTCATACCATTGCCTGGGTGGCTTCTAAGTTTTTTAATATTAATTAATATTGCATTGGCTTTGATCGTTATCTTAGTCTCCATGAATATGGATCAAGCCTTAAAGTTTGCTGTTTTCCCAACGTTGCTATTGCTGTTAACCCTTTTCCGCCTGGCGTTGAATGTATCGACGACACGTTCGATTTTGTCAGAGGCGGATGCCGGAGCAGTTGTCGCTACATTCGGAACTTTTGTAACCGGAGGAAATCCGCTAGTAGGTTTCGTTGTTTTTATTATTTTAGTGATTATCCAATTTCTGGTTATTACAAAGGGGGCAGAACGTGTCTCAGAAGTAGCAGCTCGTTTTACATTGGATGCCATGCCAGGGAAACAGATGAGTATCGATGCTGACTTGAATGCAGGGCTGATTAATGAACAGCAGGCGAAAGATCGAAGAGAGACAATAGAGAACGAATCAGACTTCTATGGAGCCATGGATGGCGCAAGTAAATTCGTTAAAGGAGATGCTATTGCTGGTATTATTATTGTCCTGATTAATATTGTTTTCGGGTTTATTATCGGGATGGTTCAAATGGGAATGCCGTTTGGAGAAGCGATTGATGTTTATATGCGTTTAACGGTAGGAGATGGCCTTGTCAGTCAAATTCCGGCCTTGCTTATCTCAACAGCGACAGGGATTGTAGTGACACGAGTCGCCTCAGAAGGAAACTTGGGAACTGATGTGACGAATCAGCTGTTGCGATACCCGAAACTGCTTTATATTGCTGGCGGAACGATCTTGCTTCTAGGGTTAACCCCCATTCCTTTCTTTTTAACTGCGGTAATCGGGTCGGTTTTAATCTTTGGAGGTTACTGGCTGTCTCGTGTCAGCGAGGAAACTGAAGGGGTGGAAGATGAGCAGCTGGATGAAGCAGAAAGTGATCAAATGAAATCACCTGAGAATGTAGTGAGCTTGATTAGTATGGACCCTGTAGAATTTGAGTTTGGTTATGCCCTGATTCCTATTGCCGATACGAATCAAGGTGGTGACCTGCTGGATCGAATTGTCATGATTCGCAGGCAGCTTGCGATAGAACTAGGTATTGTGATTCCTGTCGTTAGAATCCGGGATAACATCCAGCTGGGCCCGAATGAATACCGATTAAAGATAAAAGGAAACCAGGTGGCTCAGGGAGAATTGCTGCTCGATCACTTTTTAGCAATGAGCCCCGGTGGTGGTGATGAGTCGATCGAAGGAATTGACACAATGGAACCTGCTTTTGGGTTGCCGGCAAAATGGATAACGGAGGAACTAAAAGATGAAGCTGAATTGTCTGGATATACAGTAGTAGATCCGCCTTCAGTGGTATCTACACATATTACAGAAGTAATTAAGCAAAATGCTCATGCATTGCTGGGACGCCAGGAGGCACAACAGCTTATTTCCCACTTAAAAGAGTCGTATCCGATTCTGGTGGAAGAAGTGACCCCGGATCCGTTATCAATCGGTGATGTACAAAAGGTATTAGCTAAGCTTCTACGAGAAAATGTCTCTGTTAAAAATTTGCCCGTTATTTTTGAAACGCTGGCTGATTTTGGCAAAATGACGAATGACAGTGAATTGCTCGCCGAATACGCAAGACAAGCTTTAGCAGCTCAAATTACGACTCAGTACCGTAAGGGGGATAACACCATTCGTGTGATTACGGTGTCGGGAAGTGTTGAGAAGCTTATTGCAGATCATATCCAGCAAACGGAACACGGCAGCTTTCTGTCGCTGGATCCTGAATCACAGTCGACGATCGTTCAGTCCGTGGGGGCACAGGTCGAACAAGTTTCGCTTCAAGAAGAAACGGCGATCTTGCTTTGTTCACCAGCGGTCAGAATGTATATTAAACAATTGCTCGATCGATTTCTGCCACAGGTTGTTGTTTTATCTTATAACGAACTCGATCCTAATGTGGAAGTCCAGAGTGTGGGAGTGGTGAATGTCGCATGA
- the flhF gene encoding flagellar biosynthesis protein FlhF, producing MKVKKFQAGTMPEVMEKVKQGLGTDAVILNSKPIQTGGVLGFFKKTEVEVIAAIDPVSRPVAKKVPKGEVMASSLKEESNDEVLKELKSLKVMLQEQTNQSVYSETIDKIYQLLIEQEIEPGLARTVTDQLLDVSEEEEKLDGQWEALTNEILKQKISHLSFGPPSFKKKFIHLVGPTGVGKTTTVAKMAADAVLDRKLSVAFITTDTYRIAAIDQLKTYAKILDVPLEVAYNLDDYMQAREKLNDYDLVFIDTAGRNFRDEQYVRELNQLIHFSEDSETYLVLSLTSKYRDMTEIYEQFTEIPIEKLIFTKKDEASRVGSAVSMALNHDIGIAYVTHGQNVPDDIKPASREALIHSVMEGTIHG from the coding sequence ATGAAGGTAAAGAAATTTCAGGCTGGAACGATGCCGGAAGTGATGGAGAAGGTCAAACAAGGTTTAGGGACAGACGCCGTTATTCTAAATTCCAAACCCATCCAGACAGGGGGGGTTCTCGGGTTTTTTAAAAAGACTGAAGTTGAAGTGATCGCTGCGATTGATCCTGTTTCGAGGCCTGTGGCAAAGAAGGTACCAAAAGGTGAAGTCATGGCCTCTTCGTTAAAAGAGGAATCGAATGATGAAGTGTTGAAAGAATTGAAGTCATTAAAGGTAATGCTTCAAGAGCAAACCAATCAGTCTGTTTACTCAGAAACCATTGACAAGATTTATCAGCTGCTAATTGAGCAGGAAATTGAACCTGGGCTTGCCAGGACAGTTACTGACCAGCTTCTCGATGTATCAGAGGAGGAAGAAAAACTCGACGGACAATGGGAGGCCCTGACGAATGAAATTCTGAAGCAGAAAATATCTCATCTGTCATTTGGGCCGCCGTCATTTAAGAAGAAGTTTATTCATTTGGTTGGACCGACGGGGGTAGGCAAGACAACGACCGTGGCCAAGATGGCTGCCGATGCCGTTTTAGATCGGAAATTAAGTGTTGCTTTTATTACAACTGATACCTACAGAATTGCAGCGATTGATCAGTTGAAAACATATGCCAAGATTTTAGATGTTCCGCTCGAGGTAGCCTATAATTTAGATGATTATATGCAGGCGAGAGAAAAGTTGAATGACTATGATTTAGTTTTTATCGATACCGCTGGACGTAACTTTCGAGATGAACAATATGTGAGGGAACTGAACCAATTGATCCACTTCTCAGAGGATAGTGAAACATATTTAGTTTTATCTCTTACGTCAAAATATCGAGATATGACAGAAATTTATGAACAGTTCACCGAGATTCCGATTGAGAAGCTCATCTTTACGAAGAAGGATGAAGCTTCACGCGTGGGGAGTGCCGTAAGCATGGCACTGAATCATGACATTGGAATTGCTTATGTTACACATGGTCAAAACGTACCTGATGATATTAAGCCGGCGAGCCGCGAAGCACTTATTCATTCAGTCATGGAGGGCACGATCCATGGCTGA
- a CDS encoding MinD/ParA family protein — protein sequence MADQAEQLRSRLLHKMKPSRASIIAIASGKGGVGKTNFTINFALKLIEEGKKVLIFDLDIGMGNVDILLGVTPRYSVVDLLQYQASLDNIVEFGPKNLAYIAGGSGLSTLYQMSESGFHYFQQAFEQLADEYDMILFDMGVGATEDSLNFISSADEAVIVTTPEPTSITDAYAMIKHLKKRNHALPVHLLVNRTLSERSGLETFLRLEATVKKFIGMELLHLGSIPDDRSVVKAVINQLPFVLEEPRCQASRAVGKITEQYLAAKGLLNERKTENFLSKLKRLVVK from the coding sequence ATGGCTGATCAGGCGGAACAGCTTCGTTCCCGCCTTCTTCATAAAATGAAGCCATCCAGAGCTTCCATTATTGCCATCGCCAGTGGCAAGGGGGGAGTAGGAAAAACCAATTTTACAATAAATTTCGCTTTAAAACTAATAGAAGAAGGAAAAAAAGTCTTAATCTTTGATCTGGATATTGGCATGGGAAATGTAGACATTTTGCTTGGAGTGACACCTAGGTACTCGGTTGTAGATCTGCTTCAGTACCAGGCTTCCTTGGACAATATAGTCGAGTTTGGACCGAAAAACCTTGCTTATATTGCTGGGGGTTCAGGGTTATCAACTCTCTATCAAATGAGTGAAAGTGGTTTTCATTACTTTCAGCAGGCCTTTGAACAGCTTGCCGACGAGTATGACATGATTTTGTTTGACATGGGGGTTGGAGCGACAGAGGATAGTTTAAACTTTATAAGTTCAGCTGATGAGGCAGTGATTGTTACGACACCTGAGCCGACGTCGATTACAGATGCTTATGCGATGATCAAACATCTGAAGAAACGAAACCATGCTTTACCTGTTCATTTATTGGTCAATCGAACATTAAGTGAACGGTCAGGCTTGGAGACATTCCTAAGGCTTGAAGCGACTGTCAAGAAATTTATAGGGATGGAACTGTTACATTTAGGTTCGATTCCTGACGACCGTTCTGTAGTAAAGGCTGTCATTAATCAGCTTCCTTTCGTTCTGGAAGAGCCAAGATGTCAGGCAAGCAGAGCGGTTGGAAAGATTACGGAACAGTATTTGGCAGCTAAAGGTTTATTAAACGAAAGGAAGACAGAGAACTTCCTGTCAAAACTCAAGCGACTTGTTGTGAAATAG
- a CDS encoding protein-glutamate methylesterase/protein-glutamine glutaminase produces the protein MKLIKVLVVDDSAFMRKMITDLLEKDKRIKVVGTARNGKESLIKAKDLLPDVITMDIEMPVMDGLTALAHMMKEKPKPVVMLSSLTSEGADSTLKAMSLGAVDFVLKPSGSISLDIEKVEKELHSKVITASKASLPKRFSTKKLSPLQIPLKVNNNQHSIVAIGTSTGGPRALQEVITHLPADFPAPILIVQHMPKGFTLSLANRLDQLAAIHVKEAEEGEKLRNGVAYIAPGDFHMGVILNHREPVIALSQDPPHLGHRPAVNHLYKSLANLDGYKTVAVVMTGMGSDGMDGLLELKRQCPQTYCIAESADTCIVYGMPKAVILAKLANEIVPLDDINHRIGQVISGRGN, from the coding sequence ATGAAACTTATTAAAGTATTAGTGGTTGATGACTCAGCCTTTATGCGAAAAATGATCACAGATCTATTAGAAAAAGACAAACGTATAAAGGTAGTAGGGACTGCACGAAACGGCAAAGAAAGTTTGATAAAAGCGAAGGATCTGCTGCCAGACGTCATTACGATGGATATCGAAATGCCTGTAATGGATGGTCTGACTGCTTTAGCGCATATGATGAAAGAGAAGCCGAAGCCTGTCGTGATGCTATCCAGCTTAACGAGTGAAGGGGCTGATAGCACACTGAAAGCTATGAGTCTTGGGGCTGTGGATTTTGTTCTAAAACCATCAGGATCGATCTCTCTGGACATAGAAAAAGTAGAGAAAGAGCTTCATAGTAAAGTAATAACGGCAAGTAAAGCTAGCTTACCTAAGCGTTTTTCAACAAAGAAACTATCTCCCCTCCAAATTCCATTGAAGGTCAACAACAACCAACATTCAATCGTCGCCATCGGAACTTCTACGGGAGGGCCAAGAGCTCTACAGGAAGTCATCACACACTTGCCAGCTGATTTTCCTGCTCCGATTCTGATCGTACAGCATATGCCTAAAGGGTTTACACTGTCTTTAGCCAATCGGTTGGACCAGTTGGCTGCCATACACGTTAAGGAAGCCGAAGAGGGAGAAAAACTGCGAAATGGTGTGGCTTACATCGCACCAGGGGATTTTCATATGGGAGTAATACTGAACCACCGTGAACCTGTAATTGCTCTTAGTCAAGATCCCCCCCACCTTGGACATCGCCCTGCTGTGAACCATCTTTACAAGTCACTCGCTAATTTGGACGGTTATAAGACGGTTGCTGTTGTTATGACAGGGATGGGTTCAGACGGAATGGACGGGTTATTAGAGTTGAAGAGGCAGTGTCCACAAACTTACTGTATTGCGGAGTCAGCGGACACCTGTATTGTATACGGCATGCCAAAAGCAGTTATTCTAGCAAAATTAGCTAATGAAATTGTTCCACTTGACGATATTAATCACAGGATAGGACAGGTCATTTCAGGCAGGGGGAATTGA
- a CDS encoding chemotaxis protein CheA, protein MDTNQYLELFIDESKEHLQSINDRLLELESSPQDLAIVGEVFRSAHTLKGMAATMGFQDLANLTHKMENVLDGVRNQKIQVDSAILDVVFDSVDDLEAMVMDIADGRTGERDVDRVVTLLHAIESQEAAEEQDGATQSILQSNAAQEFEIDEFAATVLEQSHEQGLNNYVVSVSIRDDCLLKAARVYMVFEVFEAAGEVVQSSPAVEELENEQFDTTFQVLLVTSEESDDVKNKILNISEIDDVSIAMFDIRDYTQSQSANETASTIEREETPAALSQGNSKPQLPMEKQDKKGKQVANKTIRVNIDRLDVLMNLFEELVIDRGRLEQISNELDHNDLKDTVERMARVSGDLQSIILTMRMVPIEQVFNRFPRMVRQLSRDLDKEIDLQILGADTELDRTVIDEIGDPLVHLIRNALDHGIESPGKRAEKGKPTRGTLQLKAYHSGNSVFIEISDDGAGIHRERVIQKAISNRVISEEQAANLSDKQVYELIMESGFSTAETISDVSGRGVGLDVVKNTIESLGGRIGIDSDLNRGSVFSIQLPLTLSIISVMLVEVQDEKYAIPLSSIIETASVKKEDVMHAHNKKVIDFRGKVVPLVFLKEVFETPQTLEEPPYYSVVIARRGEKMAGFVVDSFIGQQEVVLKSLGDYLSGVFAISGATILGDGQVALIVDANTLIK, encoded by the coding sequence TTGGATACAAACCAGTATTTAGAACTATTTATTGATGAAAGTAAAGAACACTTACAGTCGATTAATGATCGATTATTAGAATTGGAGAGTAGTCCTCAAGATCTGGCTATAGTCGGCGAAGTTTTTCGATCGGCTCATACCTTAAAAGGAATGGCCGCGACCATGGGGTTTCAAGATCTCGCTAACTTAACACATAAAATGGAAAATGTGCTGGATGGAGTCCGCAATCAGAAAATACAGGTTGACTCTGCTATACTCGACGTTGTCTTTGACTCCGTCGATGATTTAGAAGCGATGGTTATGGACATTGCAGATGGACGCACAGGGGAGCGGGATGTAGACAGGGTTGTTACTCTTTTACATGCGATCGAAAGCCAGGAAGCCGCAGAGGAACAGGATGGGGCAACCCAATCAATCCTACAGTCAAACGCTGCACAGGAATTTGAAATTGACGAATTCGCCGCAACCGTTCTTGAACAGTCCCATGAACAAGGGTTGAACAATTATGTAGTCAGCGTGTCCATAAGGGATGACTGCCTATTGAAGGCAGCACGTGTGTACATGGTATTTGAAGTATTTGAAGCAGCTGGAGAAGTTGTTCAGTCCTCTCCAGCTGTAGAAGAACTCGAAAATGAACAATTTGATACGACCTTTCAAGTGTTGCTCGTTACGAGTGAAGAATCGGACGATGTAAAAAATAAAATCCTCAACATATCTGAAATTGATGACGTCAGCATAGCTATGTTTGATATCCGAGATTACACACAGTCCCAATCGGCCAATGAAACTGCTTCAACTATAGAACGAGAAGAAACACCAGCAGCGCTGTCTCAGGGGAATAGCAAGCCACAGCTTCCCATGGAAAAACAAGATAAAAAAGGCAAGCAAGTTGCCAACAAAACCATTCGCGTTAATATTGACCGCCTTGATGTACTTATGAATCTATTTGAAGAACTTGTTATTGATCGAGGACGCTTAGAGCAAATCTCAAACGAGCTGGATCACAATGATTTAAAAGATACCGTTGAAAGAATGGCCCGGGTATCAGGAGATTTACAAAGTATTATTTTAACAATGCGGATGGTCCCGATCGAGCAAGTATTCAACCGCTTTCCGCGAATGGTCAGACAGCTTTCTCGTGATCTGGATAAAGAGATCGACCTCCAGATCCTGGGGGCTGACACAGAGCTTGATCGCACAGTAATCGATGAAATTGGTGATCCGCTTGTTCATCTTATTCGTAACGCGCTGGATCATGGAATCGAAAGTCCTGGAAAGCGTGCGGAGAAGGGCAAGCCCACGCGGGGGACATTGCAGTTAAAGGCCTATCATAGCGGGAATTCAGTGTTTATCGAGATTTCCGATGATGGAGCCGGTATCCATCGTGAACGAGTCATCCAAAAGGCTATCTCAAATCGTGTGATTTCCGAGGAACAAGCCGCGAACTTATCAGACAAACAAGTTTACGAGTTAATTATGGAAAGCGGGTTTTCAACAGCTGAAACGATTTCAGATGTGTCAGGCCGTGGCGTAGGCCTCGATGTAGTTAAAAATACCATCGAATCATTGGGTGGAAGAATCGGAATTGATTCTGATCTGAATCGAGGCAGTGTGTTTTCGATTCAGCTCCCGCTCACTTTATCAATCATTTCTGTCATGCTGGTTGAAGTGCAGGACGAGAAGTATGCCATCCCGCTTTCTTCTATCATAGAAACAGCTAGTGTGAAAAAAGAAGATGTCATGCATGCCCATAATAAGAAAGTCATTGATTTTAGAGGGAAGGTAGTCCCATTGGTGTTTTTAAAAGAGGTGTTTGAAACACCGCAAACATTAGAAGAGCCTCCCTATTATTCAGTGGTGATTGCTCGTAGAGGGGAAAAGATGGCAGGGTTTGTTGTTGACTCCTTTATAGGACAGCAGGAAGTGGTGCTGAAGTCATTAGGTGATTATCTGTCAGGTGTCTTTGCGATATCAGGTGCCACGATTTTAGGCGACGGCCAAGTAGCCTTAATCGTAGATGCAAACACACTAATCAAGTAA